Proteins from one Chloroflexota bacterium genomic window:
- a CDS encoding anti-sigma factor yields MDTQLEELLIGYALGILSLDEQQSVEIQIANNPLLRTKIQQLQRTVHQLALAAPRVQPTPIVKQQLLARASASKQVSGLNRPATRRLSLAWTAALALLIALGGWNIGLRSENTQLRTNVAGLEREVASERLRRVQADEQIAQAERAVAFVVAQTTTSRQLAGTEQSPKAVGTMYMQPGNQTAVLVVDGLSPLPEGQVYQFWLARAGQEPIPSDQFSVNAAGHAQLVITADSQVNDFQQVMVTIEVAGGSQTAPGTTVLAGNL; encoded by the coding sequence ATGGATACACAATTAGAAGAACTCTTGATTGGTTACGCGCTTGGCATTTTGAGTCTCGATGAGCAACAATCGGTCGAAATTCAAATCGCCAATAATCCACTGCTGCGCACGAAAATTCAGCAGTTGCAACGCACTGTGCATCAATTGGCTTTGGCTGCGCCACGAGTCCAACCAACGCCAATTGTCAAGCAACAGTTATTGGCGCGGGCCAGTGCTAGCAAGCAGGTAAGTGGATTAAATCGCCCGGCAACCCGACGGCTTTCCTTGGCATGGACGGCAGCCTTAGCGTTGTTGATTGCGCTTGGCGGCTGGAATATTGGCTTGCGCAGCGAAAATACTCAATTGCGCACCAATGTGGCTGGGCTTGAACGCGAAGTTGCCAGCGAACGGTTGCGGCGCGTGCAGGCCGACGAGCAGATTGCCCAAGCCGAGCGAGCAGTGGCGTTTGTGGTGGCTCAAACTACAACTTCGCGTCAATTGGCGGGCACTGAGCAATCGCCCAAAGCAGTTGGCACAATGTATATGCAGCCAGGCAACCAGACAGCAGTTTTAGTTGTCGATGGCCTATCACCATTGCCTGAAGGCCAAGTTTACCAATTTTGGCTAGCCCGCGCTGGCCAAGAGCCAATTCCAAGCGATCAGTTTTCGGTAAATGCTGCTGGGCATGCTCAATTAGTCATCACCGCCGATAGCCAAGTTAACGATTTTCAACAGGTGATGGTGACGATCGAGGTGGCTGGTGGTTCGCAGACTGCCCCTGGTACGACCGTTTTAGCTGGTAACCTCTAA
- a CDS encoding PqqD family protein: protein MNEHAPQRFVRDPAIVTRSIGSETVLVPVRPNTAALNAIFALNETAALVWQALATPQSLAELIDLVCAEYDVEPRAAQADLIPLLESMLEVAVIQEVA from the coding sequence ATGAATGAGCACGCTCCACAACGATTTGTCCGTGATCCGGCGATTGTTACCCGTAGCATTGGGAGTGAAACGGTGTTGGTTCCTGTGCGACCAAATACCGCTGCCCTCAATGCTATTTTTGCGCTTAACGAGACTGCCGCGCTAGTTTGGCAAGCTTTGGCAACACCCCAAAGTCTGGCCGAATTAATCGACCTCGTGTGTGCTGAATACGATGTTGAGCCTCGGGCCGCCCAAGCCGATCTGATTCCGTTGTTGGAATCGATGCTTGAGGTCGCTGTTATTCAGGAGGTTGCCTAA
- a CDS encoding radical SAM protein, with protein sequence MELCAETNDAAFNVRLAALGRVPVSMSFELTERCNLNCQHCYINLPVNHQAARQRELSTDECKRLFDEMAAAGTLWLLLTGGEIMVRRDFEELYLYARNLGFVISIYSNATMITRQRAEFLSQYKPHLVEVTLYGATAETYETVTRVPGSFAKCMQGLALLAEYEIDVVLKTVLLNINSHEFLAMKAVAEHYGWDFRYDGMIHPRLNGDRFPTTLRLSPEELIEIEKLDPQRVEEWQDYCNGFLGYQMKGGEKTFTCGAANKSGHVDAYGMVSPCMITRTRAVDWRATNFMEVWDGYLADVRETRNTEATACHSCEMSLVCTNCPGWSALERNTLENRPIEWVCDSTKARVSAFAENADRWINNAICLEVR encoded by the coding sequence ATGGAACTATGTGCTGAAACCAACGATGCGGCGTTCAATGTCCGATTAGCAGCTTTAGGTCGTGTGCCGGTTTCGATGTCGTTCGAGTTAACCGAGCGCTGCAACTTAAATTGCCAGCATTGCTATATCAACTTACCAGTTAATCACCAAGCTGCCCGCCAACGTGAGCTTTCGACCGACGAATGCAAACGGCTTTTCGACGAAATGGCGGCAGCAGGCACGCTTTGGTTGCTGCTGACTGGCGGCGAAATTATGGTGCGGCGCGATTTTGAAGAGCTGTATCTCTACGCGCGTAACCTTGGCTTTGTGATTTCGATCTACAGCAACGCCACAATGATCACCCGCCAACGCGCCGAATTTTTGAGCCAATATAAGCCGCATTTGGTCGAAGTAACTTTGTATGGAGCCACCGCCGAAACCTACGAAACTGTAACCCGCGTGCCTGGCTCGTTTGCCAAGTGTATGCAAGGTTTGGCGCTGTTGGCCGAATATGAGATTGATGTGGTGCTCAAAACCGTCTTGCTGAACATCAATTCACACGAATTTTTGGCAATGAAGGCCGTTGCCGAGCACTATGGCTGGGATTTCCGCTACGATGGCATGATTCACCCACGCTTAAATGGCGATCGTTTTCCAACCACCTTACGGCTTAGCCCCGAAGAGCTGATCGAAATTGAAAAACTCGATCCGCAGCGGGTCGAAGAATGGCAAGATTACTGCAACGGGTTTTTGGGCTACCAAATGAAGGGTGGCGAAAAAACCTTCACCTGTGGCGCAGCCAATAAATCGGGCCATGTTGATGCCTATGGGATGGTCAGCCCGTGTATGATTACCCGTACCCGCGCTGTCGATTGGCGAGCAACCAATTTTATGGAAGTCTGGGATGGCTACTTGGCCGATGTGCGCGAAACCCGCAACACCGAAGCCACTGCCTGCCACTCCTGCGAAATGTCTTTGGTCTGTACCAATTGTCCAGGTTGGTCGGCCTTAGAACGTAACACGTTGGAAAATCGCCCCATTGAGTGGGTGTGTGATAGTACGAAGGCGCGAGTTTCTGCTTTTGCCGAAAATGCCGACCGTTGGATCAATAATGCAATTTGTCTAGAGGTTCGCTAA
- a CDS encoding GAF domain-containing protein, producing the protein MAANEPGQVTSPEDSYQRLRTEYERLQLLYSLAQQFATMLSLPNVLQHVLSATTRFTNAVRGSIFLYGEYDEVQMHLLSERFQQARLTPFTNRILREGLASWVLKHRQSALIADTNLDERWIDYPSDTLDVRSVLCVPLLRGRRVRGVLTLVHPEIGFFTMDDEALLNVIAQHAAMAIENAQLIADINDERRKFEGAFTAMEEGLILVDGDGRIHFVNPQALAFFAVTPPVPEHLNELSQQVLGLFKEAQQTGDSVRAEIVLEQNPTTDLAIHIAYIPIFSEQEDWWTIVLHDITRLKEYDRLKTQFVANASHELRTPLANIKLYARLAQQVKAKTKLPQYLETIASEAGRLEAIVEDLLTLTRLDSGLMHSNPEWVDIIELLRNLAQTYRPLAEAREQRLIFQECTSNLPKLWLAPDQFMRVVVNLLSNALKFTPTGGTVTLSVDRQIQAGQAGTLITVADTGPGIAPEHQQRLFERFYRGSNPTESGSGLGLAIVRELLALMGGTISVASTVGQGSQFTCWLPLEQHTHTA; encoded by the coding sequence ATGGCCGCGAATGAACCTGGTCAGGTGACAAGCCCCGAAGATTCATATCAGCGTTTGCGAACCGAGTATGAACGGTTGCAGTTACTCTATAGCCTCGCTCAACAGTTTGCGACGATGTTAAGTTTACCCAATGTTTTGCAGCATGTGCTTTCGGCTACAACGCGCTTTACCAACGCTGTGCGTGGTAGCATTTTCCTCTATGGCGAGTACGATGAAGTTCAAATGCATTTGCTTTCTGAGCGTTTTCAACAAGCTCGCTTGACTCCTTTTACTAATCGTATTTTACGCGAAGGGCTGGCGAGCTGGGTGCTCAAGCATCGCCAAAGTGCCTTAATCGCCGATACCAATCTCGACGAACGCTGGATCGATTATCCTAGCGATACCTTGGATGTGCGCTCAGTGCTGTGTGTGCCGCTTTTGCGCGGGCGACGAGTGCGCGGCGTGCTGACCTTGGTGCATCCTGAAATTGGTTTTTTTACCATGGATGATGAGGCACTGCTGAATGTGATTGCCCAACATGCCGCCATGGCGATTGAAAATGCCCAGCTGATTGCTGATATTAATGATGAGCGGCGCAAGTTCGAGGGAGCCTTCACCGCTATGGAAGAAGGCTTGATTTTGGTCGATGGCGATGGTCGGATTCACTTTGTCAATCCTCAAGCCTTGGCCTTTTTTGCAGTCACACCACCAGTGCCCGAACACCTGAACGAGCTTTCGCAGCAAGTTTTGGGCTTATTCAAAGAGGCCCAACAAACTGGTGATAGTGTGCGAGCCGAGATTGTGCTTGAGCAGAATCCCACCACCGATCTGGCCATCCACATTGCCTACATCCCCATTTTCAGCGAGCAAGAAGATTGGTGGACGATTGTACTCCACGATATTACGCGACTGAAGGAGTATGATCGGCTCAAAACCCAGTTTGTCGCCAATGCTTCGCATGAATTGCGCACGCCTTTGGCTAATATTAAGTTGTATGCCCGTTTGGCCCAGCAAGTCAAAGCTAAAACCAAGCTGCCCCAATATCTCGAAACTATTGCCAGCGAAGCAGGCCGCTTAGAAGCAATCGTTGAAGATTTATTGACCCTGACCCGCTTGGATAGTGGCTTGATGCATAGTAATCCTGAGTGGGTTGATATTATTGAATTGTTGCGCAACTTAGCCCAAACCTATCGCCCATTGGCCGAAGCGCGGGAACAACGCTTGATTTTTCAAGAATGTACCAGCAATTTGCCTAAGCTTTGGTTAGCCCCCGATCAATTTATGCGGGTGGTCGTGAACTTGCTAAGCAATGCCCTAAAATTCACACCTACTGGCGGCACAGTCACGCTATCGGTTGATCGGCAAATCCAAGCGGGGCAGGCGGGCACGCTTATCACCGTAGCCGACACTGGGCCAGGCATCGCACCTGAACATCAGCAACGCTTATTTGAACGTTTTTATCGCGGTAGTAACCCAACCGAGAGTGGTAGCGGTTTAGGTTTAGCCATTGTGCGTGAGTTGTTGGCCTTGATGGGAGGCACAATTTCGGTAGCCAGCACCGTTGGTCAAGGTTCACAATTCACCTGTTGGTTGCCCTTAGAACAACACACTCACACCGCATGA
- a CDS encoding RDD family protein: MSNPYQPQDPNNPYGQQPQQPQQPYGQQPQQPYGQQPQQPYGQQPYGQQPQQPYGQQPYGQQPYGQQPFVQGGYAVPSAAGMYASWGIRFGAYFLDVLILLIPSFIINLVTGIGVTANFNLTGSTSSASSLGMYIIGSLLNLVINIGYFAYFHGTTGQTIGKKIVKIRVIRRTNQPMDFVVAGKRLAITIASTVINLVIGMISFNSIDDIAAGNLGAATASIGFLGIISFVIGIATLLDYLWPLWDGQKQALHDKIADTLVVRA, encoded by the coding sequence ATGAGTAATCCATACCAACCACAAGACCCTAACAATCCTTACGGCCAACAACCACAACAGCCACAACAGCCGTATGGCCAACAACCTCAGCAACCGTATGGTCAACAACCACAACAGCCATATGGTCAGCAACCGTATGGTCAACAACCACAACAACCGTATGGTCAGCAACCGTATGGTCAACAGCCTTACGGTCAACAACCATTTGTCCAAGGTGGCTATGCAGTGCCTAGTGCTGCCGGAATGTATGCCAGTTGGGGTATTCGTTTTGGTGCATATTTCTTGGATGTTTTGATCTTGCTTATCCCGAGCTTTATAATAAATCTCGTTACAGGGATTGGTGTTACTGCAAACTTTAATCTCACCGGAAGCACCAGCTCAGCATCAAGCCTTGGCATGTATATTATTGGTTCGCTTTTGAATCTCGTTATTAATATTGGCTACTTTGCCTATTTCCATGGCACAACTGGCCAAACTATCGGTAAAAAAATCGTGAAAATTCGGGTTATTCGGCGCACTAATCAACCAATGGATTTTGTGGTGGCAGGGAAGCGTTTGGCGATTACTATTGCATCCACAGTTATAAATTTGGTGATTGGGATGATCAGCTTTAACAGTATCGATGATATTGCTGCTGGTAATCTTGGTGCTGCAACAGCATCGATTGGCTTTTTGGGGATTATTAGTTTTGTAATTGGGATTGCCACCCTTTTGGATTATCTGTGGCCATTGTGGGATGGGCAGAAGCAAGCCTTGCATGATAAAATTGCTGACACCTTGGTTGTTCGGGCATAA
- a CDS encoding response regulator transcription factor: MRILIVDDHPVFREGVRALLETHDEMEVVGVLGHGRDAAVVAKDQFVDVALLDVSLPDMPGYEVCRSIVEASPRTRVLMLTANDTNDVIRQSLAAGAAGYVLKTEDPSRLISHISAVAQGETVLAGPIAQKVVRQLLEGPQPTVSTKTNDALNALTERERQVFFLAAEGRRNSDIAQQLILSEETIKTHLRNIYSKLGLGNKAELRLFAVQARLAPPQI; the protein is encoded by the coding sequence ATGCGGATCCTGATTGTTGATGATCATCCGGTGTTTCGGGAGGGGGTACGTGCCCTACTCGAAACCCACGATGAGATGGAAGTTGTTGGCGTGCTTGGGCATGGGCGCGACGCTGCTGTAGTTGCAAAAGATCAATTTGTTGATGTGGCACTGCTCGATGTGAGCTTGCCCGATATGCCTGGCTATGAAGTTTGTCGCTCAATTGTGGAAGCGTCGCCACGCACTCGCGTGTTGATGTTGACCGCCAACGACACCAACGATGTGATTCGCCAATCGCTGGCCGCTGGGGCCGCTGGCTATGTGCTCAAAACCGAAGATCCCTCCCGCTTGATCAGCCACATTAGTGCAGTTGCTCAAGGTGAAACGGTTTTGGCTGGCCCAATTGCTCAAAAAGTTGTGCGCCAACTGTTGGAAGGCCCACAGCCAACCGTCTCGACCAAAACCAATGATGCCCTGAATGCCTTGACCGAGCGCGAACGCCAAGTCTTTTTCTTGGCAGCCGAAGGGCGGCGCAACAGCGATATTGCCCAACAATTAATTCTGAGTGAAGAAACGATCAAAACTCACTTGCGCAATATTTATAGCAAATTAGGTTTAGGCAATAAAGCTGAATTACGCTTGTTCGCGGTGCAAGCTCGACTCGCACCACCCCAAATCTAA
- a CDS encoding sigma-70 family RNA polymerase sigma factor has translation MVFARPNMHLGEVKATSSPSWFAQIVQRVQLWWAASTIRSDASDVVPFNDNQRPLPGDPLGDNVLIRRIAQGDEQALSQLYDRYAATVMGVALKIVRQREIAEEITQEAFWRVWQRASTFDNSRGNFAPWLFGIARNLSIDELRRRAARPQAAYEDPERPLLEAIADEANVEEVVWLGEQRSVVRSAMQALSAEQREALELAYFSGLTQREIADKLGNPLGTIKTRVRLGLLKLRDLLGTQQWNE, from the coding sequence ATGGTGTTTGCACGACCAAACATGCACTTAGGCGAGGTTAAGGCGACCTCAAGCCCTTCATGGTTTGCCCAAATTGTTCAACGGGTTCAATTATGGTGGGCTGCTTCAACCATCCGTTCGGATGCTTCGGACGTAGTACCATTTAACGATAATCAACGCCCGCTGCCTGGTGATCCACTGGGCGATAATGTGTTAATTCGCCGAATTGCCCAGGGCGATGAGCAGGCACTATCGCAGCTTTACGATCGGTATGCCGCTACGGTGATGGGGGTTGCCCTCAAAATCGTGCGTCAGCGTGAGATCGCCGAAGAAATTACCCAAGAAGCTTTTTGGCGGGTTTGGCAACGGGCAAGCACGTTTGATAATAGCCGTGGCAATTTTGCCCCTTGGCTTTTTGGCATTGCTCGCAACTTGAGCATCGACGAATTGCGCCGTCGTGCAGCCCGCCCTCAAGCTGCCTACGAAGACCCTGAAAGACCATTGCTTGAGGCGATTGCCGACGAAGCCAATGTGGAAGAAGTGGTGTGGCTGGGTGAACAACGTTCAGTTGTGCGCTCGGCGATGCAGGCGCTCTCTGCCGAACAACGCGAAGCTTTGGAGTTAGCCTATTTTAGTGGGTTGACTCAACGTGAAATTGCCGATAAATTAGGCAATCCCTTGGGCACGATCAAAACTCGCGTGCGGCTTGGCCTCTTGAAACTGCGTGATCTTTTGGGTACACAACAGTGGAACGAATAA
- a CDS encoding phage holin family protein has product MSLIVRWLINAVAIAVTVYFVPGISVGGDSANQLFGIDIKTLLAVSLIFGLINALVRPILKLLSCPLVFLTLGLFIFVINAAMLMLTSAISQDLGLQFYVEDFGTALLGSIVISLISIVLTAVVSDGDDQRERRRR; this is encoded by the coding sequence ATGAGTCTGATTGTTCGTTGGCTAATTAATGCAGTTGCAATAGCCGTGACCGTCTATTTTGTGCCTGGTATTAGTGTTGGGGGTGACTCTGCTAATCAGCTATTTGGGATTGATATTAAGACTTTATTGGCAGTAAGTTTGATTTTTGGCCTGATCAATGCATTAGTGCGACCAATTCTGAAACTTTTATCATGTCCGCTCGTATTTTTGACGCTCGGTTTGTTTATCTTTGTAATCAATGCGGCGATGCTGATGCTCACATCGGCAATCTCGCAAGATTTAGGTTTACAATTTTACGTTGAAGATTTTGGCACAGCATTGCTTGGATCAATTGTTATTTCGTTGATTAGTATTGTATTGACCGCTGTTGTCAGCGATGGTGACGATCAACGCGAACGCCGTCGTCGTTAG
- a CDS encoding S8 family serine peptidase — MWRVFAIGLLIFCLLPSVSARTTLPIQFVVPIASVTNRGLSFDNRGLPQRTLQLYEAWPATQANRQPDPLLRVAVPSFPQKIDPNLQNYWHDAPSQPQTMLVFLAEQADLSLASTFDDWAERGDYVYKTLTDHAQRTQTPLLNELRMQGHNPQSLWIVNSLIVEGDQRLALNLAQHPAVASISANQVFSNPSLTAMPVTEPENIAWGVAAVDAPQVWADWGVRGQGIVVANIDTGVAVSHTALLNNYRGWSSNGFNNDYNWFDPIYQYRLPTDPAGHGTHTMGSLVGANDQEGMALGVAPAARWIAARACGALTCDELSLIRSAQWMLAPTRVGCERNQQIPCDPRPDLRPHIINNSWGGPGESTWYSGYITAWDAAGILSVFAAGNFGRSGCYTSTAPGNNANVFSVGAVDSNNLIADFSSRGPTSDGRTNPDLSAPGVRIPSAWPNGLTALLDGTSMAAPHVSGIAALIWSANPQYIGDLAATQALLTNTSAARYSAQCGDAPTARPNNVYGWGSADAYAAVRNARVDVAWLSLPEQLVVPANTLVTIPITLDTRQVSAAGSYRANVLVVASSGTSTIELELIVEAAANTSQFTGQLIDRWHGRGVYGRVSIGGGPSSYTDPTGHYTMTLTTDTHQLAAQATGYHPQTTTVNLTLQQTNVLTLTPDIPHMLAEIPPISASLAFAEQRTFPVTLTNIGTQPLVITPHVPKREWQITPTPSAALYDATGLAELKLDDDQIYTDALDLGFSAPLFGTLANKVYLSSNGWVSLNPSRSAAPSSNCFPANNLPNATLAAFWTDLDPSEGGIIRAGSVNADTFVASYEQVPLWQDENLPTAAPTYTFQLIIERSGRVEYRYGPMGYLPGRWGVGTHTNSSVGQALGCHQSHEYLAAHNWQLLNQSNSQQWLSATPSSLTIAPNQQATLLVQLNGFGAISWLQQPAVSVVQINSNDPRQPQREITASVGLQLAPYQTYANTIVISNPLANP; from the coding sequence ATGTGGCGTGTTTTCGCGATCGGCCTGCTCATTTTTTGCCTGTTACCCTCGGTTAGTGCTCGAACAACCCTACCAATTCAATTTGTCGTTCCAATTGCTAGCGTAACCAATCGCGGGCTGAGTTTCGATAATCGTGGCTTGCCTCAACGCACGCTTCAGCTGTACGAAGCGTGGCCTGCAACCCAAGCCAACCGCCAGCCTGATCCACTGTTACGGGTGGCTGTGCCAAGCTTTCCCCAAAAAATTGACCCAAATTTACAAAACTATTGGCATGATGCTCCGAGCCAGCCGCAAACAATGCTGGTATTTTTGGCTGAGCAAGCCGATTTGAGCTTGGCCAGCACCTTTGATGATTGGGCTGAACGGGGCGATTACGTCTACAAAACCCTGACTGACCATGCTCAACGCACCCAAACCCCTTTGCTGAACGAATTACGAATGCAAGGCCACAACCCACAATCGTTATGGATTGTGAATAGTTTGATTGTTGAGGGCGATCAGCGGTTGGCCTTGAATTTGGCGCAACATCCAGCGGTTGCTAGCATTAGTGCTAACCAAGTTTTTAGTAACCCAAGTTTAACGGCTATGCCAGTGACTGAGCCTGAGAATATAGCTTGGGGCGTGGCGGCAGTCGATGCGCCCCAAGTTTGGGCCGATTGGGGCGTGCGTGGGCAGGGAATTGTGGTTGCTAATATTGATACTGGAGTTGCCGTTAGCCACACGGCCTTGCTCAACAATTATCGTGGTTGGTCGTCCAATGGTTTTAACAATGATTACAACTGGTTTGATCCAATCTATCAATATCGTTTGCCAACCGATCCTGCTGGCCATGGCACCCACACGATGGGCAGTTTGGTGGGAGCTAATGATCAAGAAGGGATGGCGTTAGGAGTTGCTCCAGCCGCCCGTTGGATTGCCGCCCGCGCCTGTGGTGCGTTGACTTGCGATGAATTAAGTTTGATCAGAAGCGCCCAATGGATGCTTGCCCCAACCCGCGTTGGCTGCGAACGCAATCAGCAAATCCCCTGTGATCCGCGACCTGATTTGCGCCCACATATCATTAATAATTCGTGGGGTGGCCCAGGCGAAAGCACATGGTATAGCGGTTACATTACCGCCTGGGATGCTGCGGGTATTTTGAGTGTCTTTGCGGCGGGTAATTTCGGGCGTTCTGGTTGCTATACCAGCACTGCGCCAGGCAATAATGCCAATGTATTTAGTGTTGGCGCGGTTGATAGCAACAATCTGATCGCCGATTTTTCTTCGCGTGGGCCAACCAGCGATGGCCGAACCAATCCCGATCTGAGTGCGCCTGGCGTGCGAATTCCTTCGGCATGGCCAAACGGCTTGACGGCGTTGCTTGATGGTACATCGATGGCGGCTCCCCATGTGAGCGGAATTGCTGCGCTAATTTGGTCGGCCAACCCACAGTATATTGGCGATTTAGCGGCCACTCAAGCTTTGTTAACCAACACCAGCGCAGCCCGTTATTCGGCTCAATGTGGCGATGCACCGACGGCTCGGCCCAATAATGTCTATGGTTGGGGCAGTGCTGATGCCTATGCAGCGGTGCGTAATGCGCGGGTTGATGTGGCTTGGCTAAGTTTGCCCGAGCAGTTGGTTGTTCCTGCTAATACGCTCGTTACGATTCCGATTACCTTGGATACGCGCCAAGTCAGCGCAGCGGGGAGCTATCGAGCCAATGTGCTGGTAGTGGCTAGCTCAGGCACAAGCACAATCGAATTAGAACTGATCGTCGAGGCTGCTGCTAACACCAGCCAATTTACTGGCCAATTAATCGATCGATGGCATGGGCGCGGGGTTTATGGACGGGTCAGCATTGGGGGTGGGCCTTCTAGTTATACCGATCCAACTGGCCATTACACTATGACACTGACAACCGATACTCATCAGCTTGCAGCTCAGGCCACGGGCTATCATCCCCAAACAACGACGGTTAATTTAACACTCCAGCAGACCAATGTACTGACATTAACCCCCGATATTCCGCATATGCTAGCTGAAATTCCGCCGATCAGTGCCAGTTTGGCTTTCGCTGAACAACGCACGTTTCCGGTAACATTGACCAATATAGGCACCCAGCCGTTGGTGATTACGCCCCATGTGCCCAAGCGTGAATGGCAAATTACCCCAACCCCAAGTGCCGCCCTATACGATGCCACTGGCCTCGCCGAATTAAAGCTCGATGATGACCAAATTTATACCGATGCCTTGGATTTGGGCTTTAGTGCGCCGTTGTTTGGCACCTTGGCAAATAAGGTTTATCTAAGCTCAAATGGCTGGGTTTCATTGAATCCATCGCGGAGTGCCGCCCCTAGTTCTAACTGTTTTCCGGCCAACAACCTACCTAATGCCACGCTTGCAGCCTTCTGGACCGATCTTGATCCTTCAGAGGGTGGCATTATCCGTGCTGGTAGCGTCAATGCTGATACCTTTGTGGCGAGTTATGAGCAGGTACCACTCTGGCAAGATGAAAATCTGCCAACGGCTGCGCCGACCTATACCTTCCAATTAATTATTGAGCGCAGTGGGCGGGTTGAATATCGTTATGGACCGATGGGCTATTTGCCAGGTCGCTGGGGAGTTGGCACGCATACCAATAGTAGTGTTGGGCAAGCCTTGGGTTGTCATCAAAGCCATGAATATTTGGCGGCCCACAATTGGCAATTACTTAATCAGTCAAATAGCCAACAATGGCTGAGTGCTACGCCAAGTAGCCTGACGATTGCACCGAATCAACAAGCAACATTACTGGTACAGCTTAATGGTTTTGGGGCAATTAGTTGGTTGCAACAGCCGGCAGTCAGCGTTGTCCAGATTAATAGCAACGATCCGCGCCAGCCACAACGTGAAATAACCGCCAGCGTAGGGTTGCAACTAGCGCCATATCAAACATACGCCAATACGATTGTGATTAGTAATCCGTTGGCAAACCCTTGA